From Haloglomus litoreum, the proteins below share one genomic window:
- a CDS encoding DNA-methyltransferase: MQTEHVVHVADAREAVAALSTDAVDLVVTSPPYPMVEMWDESFTAQDPAIGEALAAEAGSRAFELMHDLLDDVWADLPRVVRPGGIVVVNVGPATRTLGEFQQYPNHEAITRRLRGHGFQSLPGVLWRKPTNSAAKFMGSGMLPTNAYPTLEHEHLLVFRNGGTRSFPPGDDRRYESAYFWEERNEWFSDLWEFAGERQALDGDAAARERSGAFPLDLPLRLVRMFSVYGDTVLDPFWGTGTTSLAALVSGRSSVGIERDPDLVRAFDERVADAPALSTDLAQERLDRHREFVAERRADGDEPSYDAEHYDFPVVTKQERRLRLYETTAVTREDASADRRRYVASHDPV, from the coding sequence GTGCAGACCGAGCACGTCGTCCACGTCGCCGACGCGCGCGAGGCCGTCGCGGCCCTCTCCACCGATGCGGTCGATCTCGTCGTCACCTCGCCGCCGTACCCGATGGTGGAGATGTGGGACGAGTCGTTCACCGCACAGGACCCCGCCATCGGCGAGGCGCTCGCCGCCGAGGCGGGGTCGCGTGCGTTCGAGCTGATGCACGACCTGCTCGACGACGTGTGGGCCGACCTTCCCCGGGTGGTCCGGCCGGGCGGCATCGTCGTGGTGAACGTCGGCCCGGCGACGCGCACCCTCGGCGAGTTCCAGCAGTACCCCAACCACGAGGCCATCACGCGCCGTCTGCGCGGCCACGGCTTCCAGTCGCTGCCGGGCGTGCTGTGGCGCAAACCGACCAACAGCGCCGCGAAGTTCATGGGCAGCGGGATGCTCCCGACCAACGCCTACCCCACGCTGGAGCACGAGCACCTGCTCGTCTTCCGCAACGGCGGCACGCGCTCGTTCCCGCCGGGCGACGACCGCCGGTACGAGTCGGCCTACTTCTGGGAGGAGCGCAACGAGTGGTTCTCGGACCTCTGGGAGTTCGCCGGCGAGCGCCAGGCCCTCGACGGCGACGCCGCCGCCCGCGAGCGCTCGGGCGCGTTCCCGCTGGACCTGCCGCTCCGGCTCGTCCGGATGTTCTCGGTCTACGGGGACACCGTTCTCGACCCGTTCTGGGGGACCGGCACGACGAGCCTCGCGGCACTGGTCTCGGGGCGGTCGTCGGTCGGGATCGAGCGCGACCCCGACCTCGTCCGGGCGTTCGACGAGCGCGTGGCCGACGCGCCCGCGCTGTCGACGGACCTCGCACAGGAACGGCTCGACCGCCACCGCGAGTTCGTCGCCGAGCGCCGCGCGGACGGCGACGAGCCCTCGTACGACGCCGAGCACTACGACTTCCCCGTCGTCACGAAGCAGGAGCGACGCCTCCGGCTGTACGAGACGACGGCCGTGACTCGCGAGGACGCGTCGGCGGACCGGCGACGGTACGTGGCCAGCCACGACCCCGTCTGA